The DNA sequence ggactCGGCTGGAGTTGGAATAATTCAAAGTCGATCGTAGTCGGTTGGAGTCATTTTGAGTCATTGGGAGTCGTTCGGAGGTGGAGTCGTCGGGAATTATTCttagtcgtccagagtcatttgaagtcatccggaatcggttGGAGTCGGAGACTTCCGGAATCGGCCCGAGTCGATCTTCGAAACAATGGGCTGTATACGAAGTTCAGGCACAaagtaaaagacaaaaaacacaatgaaattaaatgtcTGATCACAAGCCCATAGAACCGGACGGCTCCTGTTgacgattccgactccagcaaacttcggacgactccggacgactccggctCCAAACGGTTCCAAAcaactccggaagactccgactccgaacgactcctgGCGACCCCGGGCGActacgaacgactccggatgactccaactctgggcggaactagtggttcAGATTTTGCCGTAGTTGGAGtcgaactaacaatagccggattcggatcggagtcgtgggtgcgctccaaaaaGCACATCACTAGCGTGGATGATCCATTCacatcttttattttattcttctaACTCTCAGGGACACAGGAGAGTACTGAACCATCCTTTCTGAACGATACAGTTTAGCTTTATCCATATATCTTGCTTGACACTGTGGATCTAAGCGGATTGAAACGTTATTGGTGATTGGTTTAGATTATAGAGTTTTTCAAGAGTTCTGATGCTTTTGGTTAAAATTGCCATTTAATTGGATCTTATGTGATGGAAAGTGGATTACAATGGCACCCTTATTGGACAGGCTCATTTGTAATCCAAAGTGcgttgattttgattttccaAGCCGCTTCGAACttattactttattttagTGAAAGATTGTGATATTTAAACTGGAGAGTGTTAAAAGAGCAAATCTAAAAGCCTCAGACGGTTCATCCGTCCCAAGtttatttgtatatttcatGTATGAAAATGGCTTTCTTAGGTTGCAAATATTCACATTTAATATAGACATATACtagataaaatttaaaagtCTAGTGTAAAACATAGATCATTTCAATATAGTAATATGTTGTGTATAGGTCCGCAATCGCAAatactttcttttttgtttttgattagtGCTACGCAAAATTGGCATCTGAAAACTTGAACCATGATGACAAAATACGGGATCAGAAAAGGCAGGAGATACCACCGTAAAGATGCTAGAGCTCGATTGTCGTTGTTTTAAAATCCTTAAGTAGTACGATTATCACATAGTTCATTTCTAAGTATGTAAGTAGCTGCAGCCAGCCTGACAAAGGGACAGTACAATCATTTGTATAATGCTAATCGTCGTCTATAATTTCCTAGGGGTTCCTATTTCGCGGTAGCAGTAATAGTAGCAACAGTAGCAACTTTGCCAAATGCAAACAGTGTGTTTGATTGATAGGCAACTTCTACGGAAGCTCGTGTCAGAGATACTCATTTTAAATGCTATATTGGCGACTAAACTAATGTCAACGCTCGACATAAAACCACACACGAAATAAGACTTTCTCTTTCTGGCAGGATTTGTTCagcctttaaaaaaaatgcaaacaattaCTTATTGGTTGTGCATTcgaaaaaaataactaaaacTCGCAAAGCTAAAAGCGAAAAAATCCAAACTAGTTTTGTGCTTGTAAGGAGTTGTAAAAATATAGATTTGAAATGTCTGTTCAATACGTTTTTTACAAACGTAAGCGTAAAATTTCGGTTTTCTCATCTATAAGGGAAACTGTACTGCACTATTGATGCTACCAAATAACAGTCTACTCGAAAAAAAGTCGCCCTGGTTTCAATATTCTAGTAGCCTATGCTATATGTATTCTATtgtaaaaaaaggataatcaaaacaaatagTTTGAGAAAAGTGCCTAGGCTGTTATTTGTTCATAACCCTGGTCCAAAAACCGTGTTACTTGATTGGTATCAGAATGCAGCAATTGTATGACCATTGAACTGGTTCTACTGATGCTGCCCTTGTTTACACGCTGACGTGAAGTAATTTGCCAATTTGCTAGCATATTTTCATGGGGAGCAGAAAGCCATGGCGTGGACCAAAGTTGGCAATCACAAATTGCTCACACAAAGGAGCTGAAGCCAGGTAAGGGAGCCCGCGATCGTgccatattattcattataaTTTGGCCCCCGTTCAGACTCATCACCGCCGAACCTTCGGGGTCTGAGTCGGTGTAGCTGGAGTAATTGCGCACCGGTTTCTGCCGCTTCCAGGACTGCCGCAACAGATCGTTGTTTACGTAATGGTTTACGAATGAGTGCGGATCCGAGCGGACACTTTCGTTTTCACTTTCCGATGCCTAGAGGTCGTAGGGACAGAAAGAGAagagttgtttaaaaaaattgatttttattttagcaaAACCAACTCCTGAACTGTACTTCCAGGTTGGCCGTTGTGCATAAAAATAAGCATCAAAGCTTTGCCTCACCTGAGAATCACTGGAGCTCATTTCGGACGGTTTCTCTGTGACGCTGCTATCATCGGGATTTTCGTCGTAACACTTCAAACTCTCCTCATCACTATGGTAGGCAACGGAGGCAGGCGAGGGCCGGGGTGGGGACTTGCCCAACGatgcggcggctgctgctgcagctgccgtACTCGAACATCCTCCCCCGCCGCCCTTTCTGCTGAGTATTGTGCCAGTACGTCGGCCTAGCGTACTGTGGATCATCGTACCGGATACACCGGTAATGCCATTTGATGCACCGTTCGCTGACACACCATGGCGCGAGCGGTAAAGCTCGAGGGCCAGCTCCTGCCGTTCGTCGATGGACATTGCAATGGATTCTTCTAGTGTTTTCTGAACTTCTTCTGCATTGTTTGAAATAGAGTAGGACAAGGGTTGAGCAATTTGTACAGTTTTGTGCAACACTATTTAGTTCTGTAATCCCAACAGGGAAACAGCAACACAAATACTTACGCTTATACTTGTAACTTTTGCTCTTAACGCATAAGACAGCGATGACCATGATGACTATCACGATAGAAGTAGCCGCTAGTGCTACCATAAACCAGGTTTGCCTGTAGAAAGGTTTCAACTGCAGGTAGCCATATTCCAGATATAGCTTCGAAGGTGTGAGAACAGCATCGTCTGAATATACCGGGCAGCTTATACCGTAACGGTTGTATGAGATTACCCGGAACTTATACGCGGTTGATGGTAAGAGATTCTGGAAACTGACAGTGAACTCTTGAATCGGACCGTTTGTTGAACGTGCCACAGTTTCCCAGCGCAGATCGTCTGTAACAATAATATGTTCATGAGTATAAACTGTTCACTGATGAAGACATTTGGCACCTACCTCTTTTCTTCGACTCGATGTAATACCCTAGAATGGGGCCCTTGCCCGATTGCCCATTGATCCAGTGCATCTGCACACTGGCCTGCGACTTTGAGATCATAAGATCCCGGGGTGAGCCCGGCGAACCTTCCTGCGGCCCGGTCGTCACATTGCCACTAATGGCCGGTCCGTAGTCAATGGTTTGCGCACGTACAGTAAACGTGTAGGTCACCTCTTCCTCTAAGTTCTGAACGATCAGGCTCGTACCAGTCACCTTCTGTTTCACCTGTTTGCTGAATTCTTTCGaggcgaaaaaagaaaatagtgTTACAAATTTTGAACTATTTGCATGCGCTTAGCTTTAGCATTTATCGCGTGCTTACTTTCATTGTCCTCGGTTGTTTCGTACGCTACGATATAACCGACTATAAGTCCGTTGCGCTTGCGCGGCAAATCCCAGCTCACCGTAAGACTGTTCATAGTGATGTCGGAGAAATGCAGCTGCGTTGGAGGTCCAGGCAAGCCGGCCATTGTCTTTACGGTTATCGGAGCGGACCGCGGCCCATCGCCGGCTGGGTTGAAGGCTAGTATCTGAATCCGGTACTCGGTATACTTGTCGAGAAAAACAAGATTGTGCGTGTTGTACGACGCAGGCACCACCTCAATCTCTTCCTCGGGCGGTTTGTTTCGCCGCACGGCGCTTCCATTGTTAATTCCACCAGCAACGGCCGCCGGTACCGGATCGAGATCTTGCGTAGATGAGTCGGTCACAAGGTAAAATATCTTGTAGCCCAATAGCTCTCCATTCTGAGTGTTCTGCTGGGGAGGATTCCAGCGCAACGACACTTCGGTCGATGAAATTGCTTTCCCTTCGATGTCGAGCGGTTCTCCGATTGGGACGGCTTCCCCGACGTAAACCGCCACTGGGGACGATGGTGGTCCCGAGCCTTGCGAGTTGAACGGTTGCAGGATGATTTCGTAATTGCGATCCTGCGTTAGGTCGACCAGTACAGCCGAAACCTGATTCACGCCTAGCACATCCATCTTGGGTGTACTCTGCAGTGTGGAGGGAAAGTCGGACAACGGTTGATAGAGTATGCGATAGCCACCCGTCTCGGCGTCGCCGTTCCATGCGCTAGGGCGCAACGCTACCCACTGTACGCGGACGCTTGTGGTAGTGATTGGGACCACCTTTAACCCCGTTATGCCCTCCGATGGAGCGGCAGGCAGCGTCCGAATCTGAACGCTCTCCCGACTGTAGCTAGAGGGACCAAGATCGTTCGTTGCCTGTATGCGGAACTGGTAGTAAGTGTGCGGTTTGAGCCGGGTCGCCGTGTACGACGTTACGTCCGGATCAACGCGCTCCGGTATTAGCATCCAGGAGCCTTCGTTTTCGCGCAGCTGTACCGAGTAGTAGCGCAGTGGAGCAAACCCATCTCGCCCGGGCGTCCAGCTGAAGGTGATCTGCTCCGACTGGACCTGCGACCGTGAAATTTGCGGAGCCGAGGGCGCTTGCGGAATCTGGCGGTTGTTCGTGGTGTAGACAAGGGCGGCCGCCGTCTTCCCCCACCCTAGGCGGGTCTGCGCGGTCACGCTGAACAGATAATAGCGCTCGGCGAGCAGCTGGGTGGCGCGAAACGTGCGATCCGAGGGTGGAAATTCTTGCGTGAAGTTAAGATTCTGGGAACCATTCAGTAGGTACGTCACACGGTAGGCCAAAATTTCGCCATTCGGTTCTTCCGGCACGTCCCATATGATGCGCGCCATGCTGAACGACACATCCGGAAACGAGACGTTCGACGGTGCGCCGGGCGAGTCTTCAAACGTTTGAATGCGCACAGGCGGCGTGGAGAGTGCACCATCGCCTAGGCGAGTGTACGCAAGGACCTGAATGTCGTACTGGGTAAACTTTTTCAGCTCGGTTAGCGTGGTCGTGAAGGTGTAGTTGTTAGCAATCGTTTTGTGGAGCACCGGCGTCCGACCGGCCACGGACCCGTAGTACACACGGTAGCCTTCGATCTGGCCGTTGCGATGCACTTTCGGTACTTCCGTCCAGCGCACTACGATGGTTGTGGACGAGGTGGCATTAGCTTCTACCCCTGCCGGTCCCATGGAAGGTACGGCCTCGCGGGTACGTTCAAAGGCATGCGGGCTGTCAATGGATTCGCCCACCTCGTTCACCGCTGTCATAGCGATCTCGTACACCGACCACTCCTCTAATCCATCCAGTACGTGCGAGTTGGCGGTAGGGTCTTCGATCACCACGCTGCGCCCAGATGACCAGATGCTTTTCTCGGAATCTTCCAAGCTTGTGGCGATCGACTCGCCCGATCCAAATGTCTCGCTTTCATGAATGTTGCGATACGTTATGTTGTACCCTCTCGGATTGCCGTACCACTCCGTTTGCTGGAGCGGTATCCAGCGCACCCGCAGCTCGGTGGCACTCATCGCACGCACCGTCACGTTGAACGGAGGGTGTTTCGGGCGCGCCTGAATCGTTTGAAAATCTTTCGTCGCTTCCGACGGCTCCGATCGGCCCACGACGTTGCAGGCAATGATGCGCAACCGGTAGGTTGTGAAGGGCGTCAAGCCTAGCACGGTCACGGTAGATGCGTCCGGGTCCTGCAGCTCGTGCACAACAAACCATGTAAGATTCCTTGCCGTCTGTGCCTCGACAATCCAGCTCGTGATGGACGAATTGCCGTCGAAGCCGGGAGTGAACTGAATAACCACCGAGAACGCCTCAATATTCGACAGTGCGAGCTGGTACGGTGGATGGGGCAGTACGGGCTCGATGCCGGACTGAATGGTGGCAACTTTTGGTGGCCCAGCACCAACCACCGTCCACCCGCTGACCTCAAACGTGTAATGCGTAGTCGCGGTCAGATGCGTCACCTTGTAGCGAGTCTGAGTTGCTGTTAAATTAACGAACCGGGCTGTTTCTGGCAGATCTTTGACATAGTAACGGATCTGATAGCCCAGCAGTACACCATTGGTGCGTCGTGGTGGGTCCCACGTTACGGT is a window from the Anopheles merus strain MAF chromosome X, AmerM5.1, whole genome shotgun sequence genome containing:
- the LOC121590601 gene encoding protein sidekick isoform X3, whose amino-acid sequence is MERNSQPSSGSQCSDQPQPPAKMFQEKFQRYVRHTAPVLCWWIAARQDGLPVTTCTKAHQSRRRPRGRRRTPVWGGGAPRTTLTTVSMHLLLMLLLCVSRDSTDGTVSAYSLSPGKDFKYTQLQAPRFTTQPSSSGSIVNEGRTKILQCHALGFPQPTYRWLKNGVPVGNFSSSQYLKILNITRDDAGSYQCEASNKAGTIFSEKIDVVVAYMGVFVDQSESIISVASGYPAILNLSFIESVPSPSVTWQTDEGPLEYNIKYAQTSSNQLIILSADEGDIRAYRARAFNTQIGREESTGFVRLNVTGNPYTEIAPEIIVHPQNTKVVRGSQTVELECIANARPLHELETIWLKDGIPIENTGIHYTQTDPWNRTVTLLHVNLTHTGEYTCQVQMRTGGHPIVFSMAQVTVQEPPTFVTPLRTETLGEYGSRTVLACDVIGEPLPKITWFKNAWPIEQVAGRYTVQDDNSLEIYKLGMDDTAMFQCLATNEAGEKSAYTWLKVKTSIPFMEIPPVNQTILDGKDATMNCRAIAAPTPSIQWIFNDTYPIETSSRMQILDSGDLLISNVRETDGGLYTCIRENEAGRVIGSGYLTVLVRTQINRPPADTTVLLGHSAALECGVSSDPTVPYNIDWYREPNRLPIKNSQRIGVKKDGTLEITEVRPSDVGQYSCIVTSPGGNETRSARLSVIELPFAPSNVQAVRLTTPQNRAINVSWTPGFDGNSKIIKFIIQRREVPELGPLPDPLLNWVTEVANVSAQAKWMLLTNLKAATAYQFRISSVNRVGEGSPSDPSNVVKLPQEAPSGPPVGFVGSARSSTEIIIQWQPPLEEHRNGQIHGYIIRYRLFGYNESPWNYRNITNEAQRNYLIQELITWKDYVIEIAAYNNMGVGVYTDGAKIKTKEGVPEAPPTGVRVQAINSTAIRIWWTPPNPQQINGINQGYKLQAWRYEKPPTLGAGGGGAIASGTGDDGNELIETEMKVLTVPPNLLDPLAEQSEVLSGLEKYTAYNITVLCFTDPGDGERSVPVPVQTLEDVPDEVSSLQFSGVSDREVTVTWDPPRRTNGVLLGYQIRYYVKDLPETARFVNLTATQTRYKVTHLTATTHYTFEVSGWTVVGAGPPKVATIQSGIEPVLPHPPYQLALSNIEAFSVVIQFTPGFDGNSSITSWIVEAQTARNLTWFVVHELQDPDASTVTVLGLTPFTTYRLRIIACNVVGRSEPSEATKDFQTIQARPKHPPFNVTVRAMSATELRVRWIPLQQTEWYGNPRGYNITYRNIHESETFGSGESIATSLEDSEKSIWSSGRSVVIEDPTANSHVLDGLEEWSVYEIAMTAVNEVGESIDSPHAFERTREAVPSMGPAGVEANATSSTTIVVRWTEVPKVHRNGQIEGYRVYYGSVAGRTPVLHKTIANNYTFTTTLTELKKFTQYDIQVLAYTRLGDGALSTPPVRIQTFEDSPGAPSNVSFPDVSFSMARIIWDVPEEPNGEILAYRVTYLLNGSQNLNFTQEFPPSDRTFRATQLLAERYYLFSVTAQTRLGWGKTAAALVYTTNNRQIPQAPSAPQISRSQVQSEQITFSWTPGRDGFAPLRYYSVQLRENEGSWMLIPERVDPDVTSYTATRLKPHTYYQFRIQATNDLGPSSYSRESVQIRTLPAAPSEGITGLKVVPITTTSVRVQWVALRPSAWNGDAETGGYRILYQPLSDFPSTLQSTPKMDVLGVNQVSAVLVDLTQDRNYEIILQPFNSQGSGPPSSPVAVYVGEAVPIGEPLDIEGKAISSTEVSLRWNPPQQNTQNGELLGYKIFYLVTDSSTQDLDPVPAAVAGGINNGSAVRRNKPPEEEIEVVPASYNTHNLVFLDKYTEYRIQILAFNPAGDGPRSAPITVKTMAGLPGPPTQLHFSDITMNSLTVSWDLPRKRNGLIVGYIVAYETTEDNEKFSKQVKQKVTGTSLIVQNLEEEVTYTFTVRAQTIDYGPAISGNVTTGPQEGSPGSPRDLMISKSQASVQMHWINGQSGKGPILGYYIESKKRDDLRWETVARSTNGPIQEFTVSFQNLLPSTAYKFRVISYNRYGISCPVYSDDAVLTPSKLYLEYGYLQLKPFYRQTWFMVALAATSIVIVIMVIAVLCVKSKSYKYKQEVQKTLEESIAMSIDERQELALELYRSRHGVSANGASNGITGVSGTMIHSTLGRRTGTILSRKGGGGGCSSTAAAAAAAASLGKSPPRPSPASVAYHSDEESLKCYDENPDDSSVTEKPSEMSSSDSQASESENESVRSDPHSFVNHYVNNDLLRQSWKRQKPVRNYSSYTDSDPEGSAVMSLNGGQIIMNNMARSRAPLPGFSSFV
- the LOC121590601 gene encoding protein sidekick isoform X2, producing the protein MERNSQPSSGSQCSDQPQPPAKMFQEKFQRYVRHTAPVLCWWIAARQDGLPVTTCTKAHQSRRRPRGRRRTPVWGGGAPRTTLTTVSMHLLLMLLLCVSRDSTDGTVSAYSLSPDTQLQAPRFTTQPSSSGSIVNEGRTKILQCHALGFPQPTYRWLKNGVPVGNFSSSQYLKILNITRDDAGSYQCEASNKAGTIFSEKIDVVVAYMGVFVDQSESIISVASGYPAILNLSFIESVPSPSVTWQTDEGPLEYNIKYAQTSSNQLIILSADEGDIRAYRARAFNTQIGREESTGFVRLNVTGNPYTEIAPEIIVHPQNTKVVRGSQTVELECIANARPLHELETIWLKDGIPIENTGIHYTQTDPWNRTVTLLHVNLTHTGEYTCQVQMRTGGHPIVFSMAQVTVQEPPTFVTPLRTETLGEYGSRTVLACDVIGEPLPKITWFKNAWPIEQVAGRYTVQDDNSLEIYKLGMDDTAMFQCLATNEAGEKSAYTWLKVKSKYSYHGASKNRLLKCFSFLSASIPFMEIPPVNQTILDGKDATMNCRAIAAPTPSIQWIFNDTYPIETSSRMQILDSGDLLISNVRETDGGLYTCIRENEAGRVIGSGYLTVLVRTQINRPPADTTVLLGHSAALECGVSSDPTVPYNIDWYREPNRLPIKNSQRIGVKKDGTLEITEVRPSDVGQYSCIVTSPGGNETRSARLSVIELPFAPSNVQAVRLTTPQNRAINVSWTPGFDGNSKIIKFIIQRREVPELGPLPDPLLNWVTEVANVSAQAKWMLLTNLKAATAYQFRISSVNRVGEGSPSDPSNVVKLPQEAPSGPPVGFVGSARSSTEIIIQWQPPLEEHRNGQIHGYIIRYRLFGYNESPWNYRNITNEAQRNYLIQELITWKDYVIEIAAYNNMGVGVYTDGAKIKTKEGVPEAPPTGVRVQAINSTAIRIWWTPPNPQQINGINQGYKLQAWRYEKPPTLGAGGGGAIASGTGDDGNELIETEMKVLTVPPNLLDPLAEQSEVLSGLEKYTAYNITVLCFTDPGDGERSVPVPVQTLEDVPDEVSSLQFSGVSDREVTVTWDPPRRTNGVLLGYQIRYYVKDLPETARFVNLTATQTRYKVTHLTATTHYTFEVSGWTVVGAGPPKVATIQSGIEPVLPHPPYQLALSNIEAFSVVIQFTPGFDGNSSITSWIVEAQTARNLTWFVVHELQDPDASTVTVLGLTPFTTYRLRIIACNVVGRSEPSEATKDFQTIQARPKHPPFNVTVRAMSATELRVRWIPLQQTEWYGNPRGYNITYRNIHESETFGSGESIATSLEDSEKSIWSSGRSVVIEDPTANSHVLDGLEEWSVYEIAMTAVNEVGESIDSPHAFERTREAVPSMGPAGVEANATSSTTIVVRWTEVPKVHRNGQIEGYRVYYGSVAGRTPVLHKTIANNYTFTTTLTELKKFTQYDIQVLAYTRLGDGALSTPPVRIQTFEDSPGAPSNVSFPDVSFSMARIIWDVPEEPNGEILAYRVTYLLNGSQNLNFTQEFPPSDRTFRATQLLAERYYLFSVTAQTRLGWGKTAAALVYTTNNRQIPQAPSAPQISRSQVQSEQITFSWTPGRDGFAPLRYYSVQLRENEGSWMLIPERVDPDVTSYTATRLKPHTYYQFRIQATNDLGPSSYSRESVQIRTLPAAPSEGITGLKVVPITTTSVRVQWVALRPSAWNGDAETGGYRILYQPLSDFPSTLQSTPKMDVLGVNQVSAVLVDLTQDRNYEIILQPFNSQGSGPPSSPVAVYVGEAVPIGEPLDIEGKAISSTEVSLRWNPPQQNTQNGELLGYKIFYLVTDSSTQDLDPVPAAVAGGINNGSAVRRNKPPEEEIEVVPASYNTHNLVFLDKYTEYRIQILAFNPAGDGPRSAPITVKTMAGLPGPPTQLHFSDITMNSLTVSWDLPRKRNGLIVGYIVAYETTEDNEKFSKQVKQKVTGTSLIVQNLEEEVTYTFTVRAQTIDYGPAISGNVTTGPQEGSPGSPRDLMISKSQASVQMHWINGQSGKGPILGYYIESKKRDDLRWETVARSTNGPIQEFTVSFQNLLPSTAYKFRVISYNRYGISCPVYSDDAVLTPSKLYLEYGYLQLKPFYRQTWFMVALAATSIVIVIMVIAVLCVKSKSYKYKQEVQKTLEESIAMSIDERQELALELYRSRHGVSANGASNGITGVSGTMIHSTLGRRTGTILSRKGGGGGCSSTAAAAAAAASLGKSPPRPSPASVAYHSDEESLKCYDENPDDSSVTEKPSEMSSSDSQASESENESVRSDPHSFVNHYVNNDLLRQSWKRQKPVRNYSSYTDSDPEGSAVMSLNGGQIIMNNMARSRAPLPGFSSFV
- the LOC121590601 gene encoding protein sidekick isoform X1, with translation MERNSQPSSGSQCSDQPQPPAKMFQEKFQRYVRHTAPVLCWWIAARQDGLPVTTCTKAHQSRRRPRGRRRTPVWGGGAPRTTLTTVSMHLLLMLLLCVSRDSTDGTVSAYSLSPGKDFKYTQLQAPRFTTQPSSSGSIVNEGRTKILQCHALGFPQPTYRWLKNGVPVGNFSSSQYLKILNITRDDAGSYQCEASNKAGTIFSEKIDVVVAYMGVFVDQSESIISVASGYPAILNLSFIESVPSPSVTWQTDEGPLEYNIKYAQTSSNQLIILSADEGDIRAYRARAFNTQIGREESTGFVRLNVTGNPYTEIAPEIIVHPQNTKVVRGSQTVELECIANARPLHELETIWLKDGIPIENTGIHYTQTDPWNRTVTLLHVNLTHTGEYTCQVQMRTGGHPIVFSMAQVTVQEPPTFVTPLRTETLGEYGSRTVLACDVIGEPLPKITWFKNAWPIEQVAGRYTVQDDNSLEIYKLGMDDTAMFQCLATNEAGEKSAYTWLKVKSKYSYHGASKNRLLKCFSFLSASIPFMEIPPVNQTILDGKDATMNCRAIAAPTPSIQWIFNDTYPIETSSRMQILDSGDLLISNVRETDGGLYTCIRENEAGRVIGSGYLTVLVRTQINRPPADTTVLLGHSAALECGVSSDPTVPYNIDWYREPNRLPIKNSQRIGVKKDGTLEITEVRPSDVGQYSCIVTSPGGNETRSARLSVIELPFAPSNVQAVRLTTPQNRAINVSWTPGFDGNSKIIKFIIQRREVPELGPLPDPLLNWVTEVANVSAQAKWMLLTNLKAATAYQFRISSVNRVGEGSPSDPSNVVKLPQEAPSGPPVGFVGSARSSTEIIIQWQPPLEEHRNGQIHGYIIRYRLFGYNESPWNYRNITNEAQRNYLIQELITWKDYVIEIAAYNNMGVGVYTDGAKIKTKEGVPEAPPTGVRVQAINSTAIRIWWTPPNPQQINGINQGYKLQAWRYEKPPTLGAGGGGAIASGTGDDGNELIETEMKVLTVPPNLLDPLAEQSEVLSGLEKYTAYNITVLCFTDPGDGERSVPVPVQTLEDVPDEVSSLQFSGVSDREVTVTWDPPRRTNGVLLGYQIRYYVKDLPETARFVNLTATQTRYKVTHLTATTHYTFEVSGWTVVGAGPPKVATIQSGIEPVLPHPPYQLALSNIEAFSVVIQFTPGFDGNSSITSWIVEAQTARNLTWFVVHELQDPDASTVTVLGLTPFTTYRLRIIACNVVGRSEPSEATKDFQTIQARPKHPPFNVTVRAMSATELRVRWIPLQQTEWYGNPRGYNITYRNIHESETFGSGESIATSLEDSEKSIWSSGRSVVIEDPTANSHVLDGLEEWSVYEIAMTAVNEVGESIDSPHAFERTREAVPSMGPAGVEANATSSTTIVVRWTEVPKVHRNGQIEGYRVYYGSVAGRTPVLHKTIANNYTFTTTLTELKKFTQYDIQVLAYTRLGDGALSTPPVRIQTFEDSPGAPSNVSFPDVSFSMARIIWDVPEEPNGEILAYRVTYLLNGSQNLNFTQEFPPSDRTFRATQLLAERYYLFSVTAQTRLGWGKTAAALVYTTNNRQIPQAPSAPQISRSQVQSEQITFSWTPGRDGFAPLRYYSVQLRENEGSWMLIPERVDPDVTSYTATRLKPHTYYQFRIQATNDLGPSSYSRESVQIRTLPAAPSEGITGLKVVPITTTSVRVQWVALRPSAWNGDAETGGYRILYQPLSDFPSTLQSTPKMDVLGVNQVSAVLVDLTQDRNYEIILQPFNSQGSGPPSSPVAVYVGEAVPIGEPLDIEGKAISSTEVSLRWNPPQQNTQNGELLGYKIFYLVTDSSTQDLDPVPAAVAGGINNGSAVRRNKPPEEEIEVVPASYNTHNLVFLDKYTEYRIQILAFNPAGDGPRSAPITVKTMAGLPGPPTQLHFSDITMNSLTVSWDLPRKRNGLIVGYIVAYETTEDNEKFSKQVKQKVTGTSLIVQNLEEEVTYTFTVRAQTIDYGPAISGNVTTGPQEGSPGSPRDLMISKSQASVQMHWINGQSGKGPILGYYIESKKRDDLRWETVARSTNGPIQEFTVSFQNLLPSTAYKFRVISYNRYGISCPVYSDDAVLTPSKLYLEYGYLQLKPFYRQTWFMVALAATSIVIVIMVIAVLCVKSKSYKYKQEVQKTLEESIAMSIDERQELALELYRSRHGVSANGASNGITGVSGTMIHSTLGRRTGTILSRKGGGGGCSSTAAAAAAAASLGKSPPRPSPASVAYHSDEESLKCYDENPDDSSVTEKPSEMSSSDSQASESENESVRSDPHSFVNHYVNNDLLRQSWKRQKPVRNYSSYTDSDPEGSAVMSLNGGQIIMNNMARSRAPLPGFSSFV